A region of Bacillota bacterium DNA encodes the following proteins:
- a CDS encoding type II toxin-antitoxin system prevent-host-death family antitoxin, which produces MIVNATEFKNKVGKYLEIVNRQEEVIISRNGKQIAKLIPID; this is translated from the coding sequence ATGATAGTCAATGCGACGGAATTTAAAAATAAAGTTGGGAAATATTTAGAAATAGTCAATCGGCAGGAGGAAGTAATAATATCGAGGAACGGCAAACAAATCGCAAAACTTATTCCCATTGACA
- a CDS encoding AbrB/MazE/SpoVT family DNA-binding domain-containing protein, which produces MKTEIIKIGNSKGIRIPAYILKECNIAEKIELEVKDGQIIITPVDEPRKGWGKKFECMKNNGDDKLFISEDVGLDAEDWEW; this is translated from the coding sequence GTGAAGACTGAGATCATCAAGATCGGGAACTCCAAAGGCATACGAATACCGGCATATATATTAAAGGAATGCAATATTGCCGAAAAAATAGAGCTGGAAGTTAAGGATGGCCAGATCATCATTACACCGGTGGATGAACCAAGGAAGGGTTGGGGTAAGAAGTTTGAATGCATGAAAAATAATGGCGACGACAAACTTTTTATCAGCGAGGATGTTGGTCTTGACGCGGAGGATTGGGAATGGTAA
- a CDS encoding AbrB/MazE/SpoVT family DNA-binding domain-containing protein, producing the protein MERKIIRISDKRQITIPQKYFEALGFSSEAECILQNNAIVIRPIRENSGGEFSEQILADLIAQGLSGEELLAKFKEMSKKIAPAMNKLISEADSIAKGEKSGATMSDVFGAEDK; encoded by the coding sequence ATGGAGCGCAAGATTATAAGAATTTCTGACAAACGACAGATTACTATACCACAGAAGTATTTTGAAGCATTAGGATTTAGCAGTGAAGCTGAATGCATTTTGCAAAATAACGCTATTGTCATTCGTCCTATCCGCGAGAACTCAGGAGGCGAATTTTCAGAGCAGATTCTTGCTGATTTAATTGCTCAGGGCTTATCCGGGGAAGAACTTCTTGCAAAGTTTAAGGAGATGAGTAAAAAAATCGCTCCTGCAATGAATAAACTGATTAGCGAGGCGGACAGTATTGCAAAAGGCGAAAAGAGCGGCGCCACTATGTCTGATGTTTTTGGGGCGGAGGACAAATAG
- a CDS encoding type II toxin-antitoxin system PemK/MazF family toxin yields the protein MVINQYTIYWTDLDPTKGSEMKKVRPCVVISPNEMNHNIDIVIIAPLTSTSKNYPFRVKTKLDGRTGWIVLDQIRAIDKSRLIKEAGQLEAEDIISVKAVIKEMLVD from the coding sequence ATGGTAATAAATCAGTATACAATCTATTGGACTGATCTTGACCCTACAAAGGGTTCTGAAATGAAAAAAGTCCGGCCTTGCGTCGTCATATCGCCCAATGAGATGAATCATAATATTGATATTGTTATCATTGCCCCTTTAACCTCCACATCTAAGAACTATCCATTTCGTGTAAAAACAAAGCTTGACGGGAGAACCGGATGGATCGTGCTGGACCAGATCAGAGCCATAGATAAGTCCAGGCTTATAAAGGAAGCCGGACAACTAGAGGCTGAAGATATTATAAGTGTAAAAGCCGTGATAAAGGAAATGTTGGTTGATTAG
- a CDS encoding type II toxin-antitoxin system RelE/ParE family toxin — translation MYEIRFTRAAENYLKKVKEKGLKKAFQRALIEISSDPYIGELKTGDLAGVYFYDVYYSKTNYELAYRIYEEEGQMVVVILAGTRENFYDELKRYMK, via the coding sequence ATGTACGAAATCCGTTTTACAAGAGCCGCTGAAAATTATCTAAAGAAGGTCAAAGAAAAAGGTCTGAAGAAAGCATTTCAAAGGGCTCTTATAGAAATAAGCAGCGATCCGTACATTGGCGAATTGAAAACAGGTGATTTAGCCGGCGTTTATTTTTATGATGTTTACTACAGCAAAACCAATTACGAGCTTGCTTATAGAATTTATGAGGAAGAAGGTCAAATGGTAGTTGTGATTCTCGCTGGAACACGAGAAAACTTTTATGATGAACTGAAGAGATATATGAAATAA